The following proteins are co-located in the Flectobacillus major DSM 103 genome:
- a CDS encoding PAS domain-containing hybrid sensor histidine kinase/response regulator: MSYLKKEFNELIKRDNRFIDLLTENTYHGLWYCNLEQPNEVWVNQAFINLLGYANDDTTELQAVWGQILQSTINSTSPNPVQSITFTQKNGITLTFVYQYFTIPEHQSTPSRALVTFHQSPNNQAISTQKAQILNSIIKDRSVYVVTTDLEGNYSFVNKYFCDIFSFKEEDILGKNALMNIIPEDHQKCIDTVALCFAQPNVSHKVILRKPNKTDDIITNYWEFSGQTDAQGNVYEILCTGFDITEKMRVQNDLSVLISNMSDILLCITPKGKISYLSDSWQRTYGYSTESTIGQSFQTFIHPNDQESFWQAVLQAVETGKPAQSIEHRICHQNGTWLWCRTALNLDPISGNIILTNHNITERKATEEKLKELALVASKTTDSIIIANAQGEITWVNSAYERMTGYTLAEAYGKKPSQLLHGPETDPKTIQRIREHIQRKESVNEIILNYTKQGVKYWLDITINPVFDLNGICTNFIAVERDITERKRDEDELRFTKEMLQQTNEVALVGGWEMNPTDKTLYWSKVTREIFEVAPDFVPHFNKSIYYYKGVSREHVINAIETGLSEGTSFDIELEIITEKGNSKWIRAIGKAELHENKCKRLYGVVQDITILKQAQEQSLQSANLLNKLSRQVPGALYLLQVNNNKEVSIPFVSEGINNIYDVSSEILKEHPEKFFERIHPDDYPIVVQSMREALIEFRKWEHEFRVILPQKGICWMRAESSPERLTDSVLWHGYLQDITKRKQNEESIIRSESKFRSLFDFTTDAAILYDVRGLIDCNPAALKLFGVANKDAVLGVKPTYFSPEYQPDGQTSEALINKTTQQVLSDGSCIFEFTHKRIDNNAEFPCEVLLNTISINGSTVVQAVIRDITLRKEVEQELLRAREQAEAASKSKSEFLANMSHEIRTPLNGVIGFTDLLMKTKLDDTQKQYMSTVFQSANSLLDIINDILDFSKIEAGKLELSPEKTDLLELGGQVADMIKYQAHKKDLEMLLNISPKVNRFILADPIRLRQILVNLLGNAVKFTQEGEIELKVEVLENQPNQLTLFRFSVRDTGVGIEPKSQQKIFEAFSQEDASTTRRFGGTGLGLTIANKLLALMNSKLQLISSPGQGSTFYFDVAFHSEQGDPISIDNTISIKNALIVDDNDNNRLILQEMLALKDIETVSAKNGIDALEKLKAGHHFDVILMDYHMPYLDGIETIRNIRHKLNISPENQPIILLYSSSDDEYVNTACIELQVQQRLVKPIKIQQIYESLAKIGQNSTPPLAINSIEEIPMDTTNNLDKSIKILLAEDNPVNMLLASTIFGKVVPNATLLKAGNGAEALALFKQHQPDIIYMDIQMPVMNGYEAATAIRAIEQGVRVPIIALTAGTVMGEKERCLEAGMDDYITKPVLKETLEKSLDKWVFQTQQTIVPLLPEYKTNEHFDYEALLERLGNDEQLVKDLVPLAISQFQPMLKDLNTLIHNKDFHAIKSLAHKLKGTALTVSFNELVRLTKKLEDIAFFDEAYIKDIQQAVVDECEYLSNTIK; encoded by the coding sequence ATGAGTTATTTAAAAAAGGAATTTAACGAGCTTATCAAGCGTGATAACCGTTTTATTGACCTCTTGACAGAAAATACATATCACGGTTTGTGGTATTGTAATTTAGAACAACCCAATGAAGTTTGGGTTAATCAAGCTTTTATAAATTTACTAGGTTATGCCAACGACGATACAACCGAACTGCAGGCTGTATGGGGACAAATTCTACAAAGTACAATCAACTCGACAAGCCCCAATCCAGTACAGAGCATAACCTTTACCCAAAAAAATGGTATAACCTTAACTTTTGTCTATCAGTATTTTACTATTCCCGAGCATCAAAGCACCCCTTCAAGGGCTTTGGTTACGTTCCACCAATCACCTAATAATCAGGCAATTAGTACTCAAAAAGCACAAATCCTAAATAGTATTATCAAAGATCGCTCAGTTTATGTTGTTACAACCGACTTGGAGGGGAATTACTCATTTGTGAATAAATACTTTTGTGATATTTTTAGTTTTAAAGAAGAGGATATTCTAGGTAAAAATGCCTTAATGAATATTATTCCCGAAGACCACCAGAAATGTATTGATACCGTAGCCTTGTGTTTTGCTCAGCCCAATGTTTCGCACAAGGTTATTTTACGAAAACCCAACAAAACCGACGATATTATTACCAATTATTGGGAATTTTCGGGGCAGACCGACGCACAAGGAAATGTATATGAGATTCTTTGTACGGGTTTTGATATTACCGAAAAAATGCGTGTTCAAAACGACCTTTCGGTACTAATTTCCAACATGAGCGACATACTACTTTGTATTACGCCAAAAGGGAAAATATCCTATTTGTCAGATAGTTGGCAGAGAACTTATGGCTATTCTACCGAAAGTACGATTGGGCAGTCTTTTCAAACATTTATTCATCCCAACGACCAAGAGTCTTTTTGGCAGGCCGTTTTGCAGGCTGTCGAAACAGGTAAACCAGCCCAAAGTATCGAACACCGTATTTGTCATCAAAATGGTACTTGGCTTTGGTGTAGAACAGCCCTCAATCTTGACCCGATTAGTGGTAATATTATTTTGACCAACCACAATATTACTGAAAGAAAAGCTACCGAAGAGAAACTCAAAGAATTGGCACTTGTGGCCTCAAAAACAACCGATTCGATTATTATTGCCAATGCCCAAGGCGAAATAACATGGGTAAATAGTGCTTACGAACGCATGACGGGCTATACCCTAGCCGAAGCTTATGGTAAAAAGCCATCACAACTACTCCATGGCCCTGAAACAGACCCTAAAACCATTCAACGTATCCGAGAGCACATTCAACGTAAAGAGAGCGTCAACGAAATTATATTGAATTATACCAAACAAGGTGTAAAATATTGGCTCGATATTACTATTAACCCTGTTTTTGACCTAAATGGGATTTGTACCAATTTTATTGCAGTAGAACGTGATATTACCGAGCGAAAAAGAGACGAAGACGAACTACGTTTTACCAAAGAAATGCTTCAACAAACCAATGAAGTGGCTTTGGTAGGTGGCTGGGAAATGAATCCTACCGATAAAACGTTGTACTGGTCGAAAGTAACCCGTGAGATATTTGAGGTTGCCCCCGATTTTGTTCCACATTTCAATAAAAGTATTTATTATTATAAAGGAGTATCACGTGAGCATGTTATTAATGCCATAGAAACAGGATTGTCGGAGGGTACTTCATTTGATATTGAGCTAGAAATTATCACCGAAAAAGGTAATTCCAAATGGATTAGGGCTATCGGTAAAGCCGAGCTACACGAAAACAAGTGTAAACGCCTTTATGGGGTTGTTCAAGATATTACAATCCTCAAACAAGCCCAAGAACAAAGCTTACAATCGGCTAATTTACTAAACAAGCTTTCCAGACAAGTACCAGGGGCATTATACCTGTTGCAGGTCAATAATAATAAAGAAGTGTCGATTCCTTTCGTTTCGGAGGGTATCAACAACATTTATGATGTATCGTCCGAAATACTGAAAGAGCATCCCGAAAAGTTCTTTGAAAGAATTCATCCAGATGATTATCCTATTGTTGTGCAAAGTATGCGAGAGGCTCTAATTGAATTTAGAAAATGGGAGCATGAGTTTCGGGTGATTTTGCCACAAAAAGGAATATGTTGGATGCGAGCAGAATCATCGCCCGAACGCCTTACCGATAGCGTACTTTGGCATGGCTATCTGCAAGATATTACCAAACGTAAGCAAAATGAGGAATCTATTATTCGTTCAGAATCAAAATTCCGTAGTTTATTCGATTTTACGACCGATGCAGCTATTTTGTACGACGTTCGTGGGCTTATTGATTGTAACCCTGCGGCATTAAAACTATTTGGTGTAGCCAATAAAGATGCTGTTCTTGGTGTAAAACCTACATATTTTTCGCCCGAATACCAGCCCGACGGCCAAACCTCCGAGGCCCTTATCAACAAAACTACTCAGCAGGTTTTAAGCGATGGCTCGTGTATTTTTGAGTTTACTCACAAACGAATAGACAATAATGCGGAGTTTCCTTGCGAGGTGCTTCTCAATACTATTTCTATCAACGGCAGTACGGTTGTCCAAGCTGTTATCCGTGATATTACACTTCGTAAAGAAGTAGAACAGGAATTGCTCCGTGCCAGAGAACAAGCCGAGGCTGCTAGCAAATCTAAATCTGAATTTTTGGCCAATATGAGCCACGAAATCAGAACACCACTCAATGGCGTAATTGGCTTTACGGATTTATTGATGAAAACCAAGCTCGATGATACCCAAAAACAGTACATGTCTACGGTATTTCAATCGGCCAATTCGCTGCTCGATATTATCAACGATATTTTGGATTTCTCCAAAATTGAAGCAGGAAAACTGGAGCTATCGCCCGAAAAAACGGATTTACTCGAATTGGGCGGTCAGGTAGCCGATATGATAAAATACCAAGCTCATAAAAAAGACCTAGAAATGCTTTTGAATATTTCGCCAAAAGTCAACCGATTTATTTTGGCAGATCCTATTCGTTTGCGTCAAATTTTGGTCAACTTACTAGGCAATGCCGTAAAATTTACCCAAGAAGGCGAAATAGAACTAAAGGTAGAAGTACTCGAAAACCAACCCAATCAGCTTACCTTGTTTAGGTTCTCGGTGCGTGATACGGGCGTGGGTATCGAACCCAAAAGTCAGCAAAAAATATTTGAAGCGTTTTCTCAAGAAGATGCCTCTACCACTCGTCGATTTGGTGGCACTGGCTTGGGGCTTACCATTGCCAATAAGCTTTTGGCTTTGATGAATAGCAAACTCCAATTGATTAGTTCGCCTGGCCAAGGAAGTACTTTTTATTTTGATGTAGCGTTCCATTCAGAACAGGGCGATCCTATTAGTATTGATAACACCATTTCTATAAAAAATGCCCTAATTGTCGACGATAACGACAATAACCGCCTTATTTTACAAGAAATGTTGGCCTTGAAAGATATTGAAACGGTTTCGGCAAAAAACGGGATTGATGCTCTCGAAAAACTCAAAGCTGGGCATCATTTCGATGTTATTCTGATGGATTATCACATGCCCTATTTAGATGGCATCGAAACTATCAGAAATATCAGACACAAACTAAACATTTCTCCTGAAAATCAACCGATTATATTACTCTACAGTTCGTCCGACGATGAATACGTCAACACAGCCTGTATAGAGTTACAAGTACAACAACGCTTAGTAAAACCTATTAAAATCCAACAGATATACGAGTCTTTGGCCAAAATAGGTCAAAATTCAACGCCCCCATTAGCCATAAATTCTATTGAGGAAATACCTATGGATACTACCAATAATTTGGACAAATCTATCAAAATACTCTTGGCCGAAGACAACCCTGTCAATATGTTATTGGCATCAACGATTTTTGGAAAAGTGGTGCCTAATGCAACGCTTTTGAAAGCTGGCAATGGTGCTGAAGCTTTAGCACTATTTAAGCAGCATCAGCCAGATATTATTTATATGGATATTCAGATGCCTGTAATGAATGGCTACGAGGCGGCAACAGCCATCAGGGCTATCGAGCAAGGTGTACGTGTACCTATTATTGCTCTTACTGCGGGTACTGTAATGGGCGAAAAAGAACGTTGTCTTGAGGCAGGAATGGACGATTATATTACCAAACCCGTATTGAAAGAAACACTCGAAAAATCGCTGGATAAATGGGTATTTCAGACCCAACAAACCATTGTACCGTTATTGCCAGAGTACAAAACCAATGAACATTTCGATTACGAGGCATTGCTCGAACGCCTCGGTAATGATGAACAACTCGTGAAGGATTTAGTTCCTTTGGCTATCAGCCAGTTTCAGCCTATGCTCAAAGACCTGAATACGCTTATTCATAACAAAGATTTTCATGCTATTAAATCTTTGGCTCATAAATTAAAAGGAACAGCCCTAACGGTAAGTTTCAATGAATTGGTAAGGTTAACCAAAAAACTTGAGGATATTGCTTTTTTTGACGAAGCCTATATCAAAGACATTCAGCAAGCGGTTGTTGATGAATGTGAGTATTTGAGCAATACCATTAAATAA